Proteins found in one Siniperca chuatsi isolate FFG_IHB_CAS linkage group LG22, ASM2008510v1, whole genome shotgun sequence genomic segment:
- the zgc:194655 gene encoding uncharacterized protein zgc:194655 → MFSPFPTSYPADKSEQHPECRRGITSQTQNRKQRCNKNNSTKMGKIYQVVVNGLRGEKMMIDLCNTEEQMRSMTVLQLKEKIAQKLPENNGEETLRLIFADKSLDEDSKLLSDYGIQHMSLIMIVMRVPGGLTA, encoded by the exons ATGTTCAGTCCCTTTCCTACGTCATATCCCGCTGATAAGTCTGAACAACACCCTGAATGTCGAAGAGGCATTACCTCTCAGACGCAGAACCGAAAGCAGCgctgcaacaaaaacaacagcacaaaaaTGGGTAAAATCTACCAGGTCGTGGTGAATGGGCTAAGGGGGGAGAAGATGATGATCGACCTGTGCAACACGGAGGAGCAGATGCGGAGCATGACAGTGCTGCAGCTGAAGGAAAAGATAGCGCAGAAGCTTCCTGAGAACAATG GAGAGGAGACTCTGCGGTTGATCTTCGCAGACAAGAGCCTGGATGAAGACTCCAAGCTGCTGTCTGATTATGGAATCCAGCACATGTCCCTTATCATGATTGTGATGAGGGTTCCTGGAGGACTGACTGCTTGA
- the si:ch211-212k18.15 gene encoding probable E3 ubiquitin-protein ligase ARI5 has translation MTTVEKTYDRKDTTLKFVNRPDDLDPLPPEEGDKCLRAEMSCGHAVTPESLTGWCRSLLDQGQYKFKCPALKHGTLQKCDAAWSYQEVRRLAVLTAEEMQYFEENMARLAVTEYCEFKTCPGCKTYVEREDLTNLSVQCTVCTADKKKVYQFCWQCLKPWKGTAPRSDRCDNNGCINHDLELLKNCKTTALPQVQGVDACPSIRACPTCGQRVEHDKTGCKNIICPRCQVEFCFVCLKLTPECLETSSYFIPCSDGVAPRQTSIPVWHRN, from the exons ATGACTACGGTGGAGAAAACATACGACCGCAAAGACACGACTCTGAAGTTTGTCAACAGGCCGGATGATCTGGATCCACTAC CCCCAGAGGAAGGAGACAAGTGTCTCCGAGCAGAAATGTCCTGCGGTCATGCCGTCACCCCAGAGTCTCTCACAGGGTGGTGTCGCAGCTTGCTGGATCAG GGCCAGTACAAATTTAAGTGCCCTGCTTTAAAGCACGGTACCTTGCAAAAGTGTGATGCAGCGTGGTCTTATCAAGAGGTGCGCAGGCTGGCAGTGCTGACAGCTGAAGAGATGCAGTACTTCGAAGAGAACATGGCTCGTCTGGCTGTTACAGAATACTGTGAATTCAAAACA TGTCCTGGGTGCAAAACCTATGTGGAGAGAGAGGACCTGACAAACCTCAGTGTGCAGTGCACAGTCTGCACAGCAGACAAGAAGAAAGTTTACCAGTTCTGCTGGCAGTGTCTGAAGCCGTGGAAAGGTACAGCTCCACGCTCTGACCGCTGCGACAACAACGGCTGCATCAACCACGACCTCGAGCTACTCAAGAACTGCAAGACCACCGCCCTCCCTCAGGTGCAGGGGGTGGATGCGTGTCCCTCCATCCGGGCCTGTCCCACCTGTGGTCAGAGGGTGGAGCACGACAAAACGGGCTGTAAGAACATCATCTGTCCTCGCTGTCAGGTTGAGTTCTGCTTTGTGTGTCTGAAGCTCACTCCTGAGTGCCTGGAAACGAGCTCTTACTTCATCCCCTGCAGTGATGGTGTGGCTCCCAGACAAACCTCCATACCTGTGTGGCACAGAAACTAA